GTACCGCGACCAGGGGCGCTGGGAGGAGATGCGCCCGTTCTTCCGGGGCGGCTTCTGGCGGCAGTTCTTCCAGAAGTACGAGGAGAGCCTGCTGATGCAGCGGCGCTCCCTGCTGCTGCACGAGGAGATCGCCGCCGCCGAGGCCACCGGGGCCGACGAGCAGCGCGTCGACGAGGCCCGCGACCACCTCTGGCGGGCCCAGTGCAACTGCGCCTACTGGCACGGCGTCTTCGGCGGCCTCTACCTGCCGCACCTGCGCCACGCCATCTACCGCCACCTGATCCTGGGCACCGAGATCATCCAGACCGTGGCGCCGCCGCCGCGGGCCCAGATGGTGACGCTGGTGGGCCGGGCGGGCACCGACGTGCGGCTGGGCAACGACGCGCTCGAGCTGTACCTCTCGCCGGACCGCGGCGGCGCCCTGGTCGGGCTCGAGGACCGCCGCGAGGACTGGAACCTCCAGAACACCCTGCGCCGCCGGCGCGAGGCCTACCACACGAAGATCGAGCGGGCGCCCGTGACCGGCGAGGGGGGCGGCGATGCGGCCGGCGAGGGCCAGGGCGTCTCGATCCACGACCTCGTGACGCGCGTCACCCCGGAGATCAAGCGCGCGTTGGCCGTGGATCCCCAGCCGCGCTACTCGCTGCTCGAGCGCTTCCTGCACCTGGATGCGGGCTTCCCCGACGTGCTGCCGGACATGGGCGGCCAGGACGGCGGCGATTTCGCCGCCGCGCCGGCGGCGATGACGTCGCCGCGCTTCGGGCAGACGGGCAGCCTCGAGGACGACCGCTTCCAGACCCGCCGCGACGGCCGCTACCGCGACCGCGACGGCCGCTCCTTCCCGCTGCAGGTGGAGAAGACGGTGGCCCTGCACCGCAACGGCGCGGCCTTCGACGTCGCCTGGACGGTGCGCAACACGGGCCGGGAACCCGTGCGTTGCCGGTTCGCGCCGGAATGGAACCTGGCCCTGTACGACGGCGGCGCCTACGCCCCGGAGGGCGGCGAGCCGGCGGTGCCGCTGGACTCGGTCCGCCTCGACCGCCGCCGCGAGCTGGTCGTGCTGGTGCCCCTGCACCGCGCCGCGCTGCGCTGGGAGCTGGGCAACGAGGCGGAGGTGTGGGTCCACGCCGTGCGCACGGCGACGCAGGCCGAGGACGGTTTCCGGCTGACCTACCAGGGGCACCTGCTGCTCTTCGTCTGGGACCTCGACCTCGAGCCCGGCGTCGCCCAGACCTTCCGGCAGTCGTTCGCGGTCGAGCACGGGGTCGCCGCCAACCGGGAGGTCTGAGATGAGGATCCTGATGGTCGCCGCCGAGTACGCGCCGCTGGCCAAGGCCGGCGGTCTCGGCGACATGGTGGCGGCGCTCGCCGGCGCCCTGGCCGCGCGCGGCCACGAGGTGAAGGTCGTGCTGCCCCTCTACGGCGACGTCGACCGGGAGCGGCACGGGCTGGCCCCCTGCCCGCAGCTGCCGCCCTTCGCGGTGCGACGCGGCGACGCGGTGCGCCGCTGCCGGTTCTGGCGGGCGACGGCCGCGGCGGGTCCCGACGTGCTGCTGCTGGAGAACGAGGGGCTGTTCGGCCGCGCCGGCGTCTACGGCTACGCGGAGGCGGGCGAGTTCGCGGACACGCTGCCGCGCCTGGCCCTGCTGGCGCAGGGGGCGCTGGCGGCGACGGTGATGCTGGACTGGGCGCCCGACGTGGTCCACGTCCACGACGCGGCGGCCGCCCTGGCGGCCGTGGACCTGGCCTGCTGGACGCGGGCCGGCACGCCGCTGGCCGCGACCCGCACGCTGCTGACGATCCACAACCTCGCCCACCAGTCGCTCCACCCGCGCTGGGAGTTCCCGGGCCTCGACCTGCCGACGCGCCTGGCCTGGCACCCCGGCGAGATGGAATTCCACGGCGGCCTGAACCTGATGAAGGCCGGCATCCTGCTGTCCGACCGGGTCAACACGGTCAGCCCGACCTACGCGAGCGAAGTGACCCTCGACGAGGACCTCGGCTGCGGGCTGGCCGGCGTGCTGCGCGACCGGGGCGAGGCCTTCTCGGGGATCCTCAACGGCATGGACCGCACGGCGTGGGACCCGGCCACCGACCGCTGCCTGCCCGCCAACTACTCGGCGCGGGCGCCGGCCGGCAAGTCCGCCTGCCGCACCGCCCTGCTGCGCGAGCTCGGGCTCGAGGACGGCGGCCCGGTGCTCGTCTCGGTCGGGCGCCTGGCGCACCAGAAGGGGATCGACCTGCTGCTGCCGCTGGTCGACGGGCTCGTGGACGACGGCTGGCGGCAGGCCGTGCTCGGCACCGGCGAGCCGGCCCTGGAGCAGGCCCTGCGCGGGGCCGCGGCGGCCCGGCCGGGGCGGGTGGCCTTCGCCCCCCGCTTCGACGAGGCCCTCTCGCGCCGCTTCTACGCCGGCGCCGACGCGTTCGTGATGCCGTCGCGCTTCGAACCCTGCGGCCTGGCCCAGCTGTACGCCCTGCGCTACGGCACGCCGCCGGTGGTGCGGCGCACCGGCGGGCTGGCCGACACCGTGGCCGACGCCTCCGGGCCCGCCGGCGTCGGCTTCGTCTTCGACGAGGCGACGCCGGCGGCGCTCGGCACCGCGCTCGCCCGCGCGATCGAGGCTTGGCGCGAGCCGGACCGATGGAGTAGTCTCGTGCGGCGGGGCATGGCCGCGGATTACGGATGGAACGCGCCGGCGGCCGCCTACGAGGATCTCTACCGCAGCCTGGAGGGAACATGAGCGTCGGCAGCAAGTCGGATGCGCCCGTCAAGATCCTCGACCTGCCGCGCCACACCCTGACGATGATCATGGCCGGCGGCCGCGGCGAGCGGCTGCGCCCGCTGACCGACGAGCGCTCCAAGCCCGGCGTGCCGTTCGGCGCCAACTACCGCATCATCGACTTCACGCTCAGCAACATCTGGAACTCGGGCCTGCGCCGCATCTACGTGCTGACGCAGTACAAGTCCTACTCGCTGGACAAGCACCTGCTGAAGGGCTGGCAGATCTTCAACCACGAGGCCGGCGAGTTCCTCTACGGCATCCCGCCCCAGCACCGCGTCGGCGAGATGTGGTACCGCGGCACCGCCGACGCCATCTACCAGAACATCTACCTCATCGACCGCGAGCAGCCCGACTTCGTGCTGATCCTCTCGGGCGACCACATCTACCGCATGGACTACTCCACGCTGATGGTCCTGCATTCCCGCCGCAAGGCGCGCCTGACCCTGGCCGCGGTCGTGGTGCCGCGCAGCGAGGCCCACGAGTTCGGCATCCTGGAGGTCGACGAGAAGGGCTGGGTGATCGGGTTCCAGGAGAAGCCGTCGGACCCCAAGACGATCCCGGGCAA
This window of the bacterium genome carries:
- a CDS encoding DUF1926 domain-containing protein, with the protein product PHLAGSLARAGVEFALLDDYHFVQAGVPPERLTHGPLLTDDLGHEVALLPISEQLRYLIPFRDPAETVAACRALHERDPEGVLVMIDDGEKFGAWPGTHDLVYGRGWLDRFCAALVAESDWLELAHPSDVLRARPPRERVYLPPGSYFEMSEWSLPMPAAEIFADAVHAYRDQGRWEEMRPFFRGGFWRQFFQKYEESLLMQRRSLLLHEEIAAAEATGADEQRVDEARDHLWRAQCNCAYWHGVFGGLYLPHLRHAIYRHLILGTEIIQTVAPPPRAQMVTLVGRAGTDVRLGNDALELYLSPDRGGALVGLEDRREDWNLQNTLRRRREAYHTKIERAPVTGEGGGDAAGEGQGVSIHDLVTRVTPEIKRALAVDPQPRYSLLERFLHLDAGFPDVLPDMGGQDGGDFAAAPAAMTSPRFGQTGSLEDDRFQTRRDGRYRDRDGRSFPLQVEKTVALHRNGAAFDVAWTVRNTGREPVRCRFAPEWNLALYDGGAYAPEGGEPAVPLDSVRLDRRRELVVLVPLHRAALRWELGNEAEVWVHAVRTATQAEDGFRLTYQGHLLLFVWDLDLEPGVAQTFRQSFAVEHGVAANREV
- a CDS encoding glycogen synthase; translated protein: MRILMVAAEYAPLAKAGGLGDMVAALAGALAARGHEVKVVLPLYGDVDRERHGLAPCPQLPPFAVRRGDAVRRCRFWRATAAAGPDVLLLENEGLFGRAGVYGYAEAGEFADTLPRLALLAQGALAATVMLDWAPDVVHVHDAAAALAAVDLACWTRAGTPLAATRTLLTIHNLAHQSLHPRWEFPGLDLPTRLAWHPGEMEFHGGLNLMKAGILLSDRVNTVSPTYASEVTLDEDLGCGLAGVLRDRGEAFSGILNGMDRTAWDPATDRCLPANYSARAPAGKSACRTALLRELGLEDGGPVLVSVGRLAHQKGIDLLLPLVDGLVDDGWRQAVLGTGEPALEQALRGAAAARPGRVAFAPRFDEALSRRFYAGADAFVMPSRFEPCGLAQLYALRYGTPPVVRRTGGLADTVADASGPAGVGFVFDEATPAALGTALARAIEAWREPDRWSSLVRRGMAADYGWNAPAAAYEDLYRSLEGT